Proteins encoded in a region of the Cydia pomonella isolate Wapato2018A chromosome 3, ilCydPomo1, whole genome shotgun sequence genome:
- the LOC133516114 gene encoding cytochrome P450 6B5-like yields the protein MLVVLAICIVAVSLFYHHFAKYNNYWKERNVAGPEPTFFFGNIKDLALKRRSAIEVYTDIYDKYPNEKVLGIFRMRSPTLLVKDVEIIKHILIKDFENFTDRDVDFAEEGIDANLFSFNGNTWRALRQHCTSIFTSRKLKNMMYLITERGDKLIDYIEKISKEQPDQEVHGIVRKYTQGCITSCAFGLDIDTFDSKFDIFEKLEPKIFSTNYRLELEMMYPGILKRLKLSIGSQEVSDFFFRLTKDVISQRNGNPSDRNDFVDLMLSLRKAKQISFPVKGTDAETTVDITDDIMAGMMFIFYAAGYQTSALTMSYILHYLARNPGIQEKVVTEIKQVLKKNEGKLTYEAVSNLKYMGQVFDETLRLHPVTDHLRRRALNDYRVPGTDLTVKKGQIFIIPIPAVHMDPNNYPDPTVFDPDRFSPENVASRHSCAYLSFGLGPRHCIGWRFAQLQSRVGLVKLLSTFRVEPCSQSLKKFQYQTSFLMTPKGGVKLNFTKRLH from the exons ATGTTGGTGGTTTTGGCAATATGTATCGTAGCCGTTTCATTATTTTACCACCATTTcgctaaatataataattactggAAAGAAAGAAATGTTGCTGGGCCAGAGCCAACATTTTTCTTCGGAAACATAAAAGACCTTGCATTAAAGAGAAGATCAGCCATTGAAGTATATACCGACATTTATGACAAATATCCGAATGAAAAAGTCTTAGGAATATTTAGAATGAGGTCTCCAACTTTATTGGTGAAAGACGTCGAGATCATAAAGCATATCTTAATAAAAGATTTTGAAAACTTTACGGACCGTGACGTGGACTTCGCAGAGGAAGGAATTGATGCAAATCTGTTCTCTTTCAACGGCAATACCTGGCGAGCACTGCGACAACATTGTACCTCCATTTTCACATCTCGAAAgctaaaaaatatgatgtatcTTATCACGGAACGTGGGGACAAACTTATAGACTATATTGAGAAAATATCGAAAGAACAACCGGATCAGGAAGTTCATGGAATCGTTAGAAAGTATACTCAAGGTTGCATTACCTCTTGTGCCTTCGGTCTTGATATTGACACATTTGATAGTAAATTTgatatatttgaaaaacttGAGCCTAAAATTTTTTCTACTAACTACAGGCTTGAGCTCGAAATGATGTATCCCGGTATATTAAAACGTCTAAAACTGTCTATTGGATCCCAGGAAGTAAGTGATTTCTTCTTTCGTTTAACAAAAGATGTCATATCTCAAAGGAATGGTAATCCAAGTGATAGGAACGATTTTGTAGATTTGATGTTGAGTCTTAGGAAAGCGAAACAAATTTCTTTCCCAGTTAAAGGAACTGATGCTGAAACGACAGTGGACATAACTGATGATATTATGGCCGGTatgatgtttatattttatgcaGCAGGCTATCAAACTAGTGCTCTTACGATGTCTTACATATTACACTACTTAGCAAGGAACCCAGGTATCCAAGAAAAAGTTGTCACAGAAATAAAGCAAGTGTTGAAAAAAAACGAAGGAAAGTTGACGTATGAAGCTGTCTCCAACCTCAAATATATGGGTCAAGTGTTCGACGAAACATTGAGGCTTCATCCGGTGACAGATCACCTTAGACGACGCGCTTTAAATGACTACAGAGTACCCGGCACAGATTTGACAGTGAAAAAGGGACAGATATTTATAATCCCAATTCCTGCGGTGCACATGGATCCTAACAACTATCCTGATCCTACAGTATTCGACCCAGACCGATTCTCACCTGAAAACGTAGCATCGAGACATTCGTGTGCTTACTTGTCCTTTGGACTTGGACCTAGACATTGTATTG GCTGGCGCTTTGCCCAACTCCAGTCTCGTGTTGGATTAGTTAAGCTACTCT